Proteins found in one Micropterus dolomieu isolate WLL.071019.BEF.003 ecotype Adirondacks linkage group LG10, ASM2129224v1, whole genome shotgun sequence genomic segment:
- the LOC123977963 gene encoding protein eva-1 homolog A isoform X3: MNPIINSTSSTKMALISNALAAYTYVSDHPERAALFFVCGVCLGLFLTLFALVVQISCRTDCQPRQRPPAKKRARPADSSSDSSDSDSDWDNTSDLSARRHRRFERTLNMNVFTSAEELERAQRLEERERIIREIWMNGQPDIPGTRSLNRYY, encoded by the exons ATGAATCCCATTATCAACTCCACCTCTAGCACCAAGATGGCCCTCATCAGCAACGCACTGGCAGCCTACACTTACGTATCAG ACCACCCAGAGAGGGCAGCGCTCTTCTTCGTCTGCGGTGTGTGTTTGGGCCTCTTCCTCACACTCTTTGCCCTGGTGGTCCAGATCTCCTGTCGCACTGACTGCCAACCCCGCCAGCGGCCACCTGCCAAGAAACGAGCACGCCCTGCGGACTCGTCCTCCGATTCCAGTGACTCGGACTCAGACTGGGACAATACCTCAGACTTGTCAGCACGGCGGCACCGGCGATTCGAACGCACACTTAACATGAATGTGTTCACGTCAGCAGAAGAGCTGGAAAGAGCGCAGAGGCTCGAGGAGAGGGAGCGAATCATCCGAGAGATCTGGATGAACGGGCAACCTGACATCCCCGGGACACGGAGCCTCAATCGGTATTACTGA